Part of the Falco cherrug isolate bFalChe1 chromosome 1, bFalChe1.pri, whole genome shotgun sequence genome, TTAGTAATGCCTTTGGCATCCATTGAATTTGCATTAATCATAGCAGCCTCATTTGGTTTTAATGTATATGTGAGTCATTCCATAGACATTCTGCTCTGACTTAGTCATTAATTAATTTCTGCTGTTAccaatttttcctttgtctgcTTAAGCAAAGCTTTGCCAGTGATGATGTCTAAAGAAGAAGTcacttaaaaacatttcactggCACTATTGGTTGTTTATGCATTTGCAAATGTAAGTCCTCCATAGAAATTCAAGATGAATTTTCAGAGGGCCCTACAGGTGTTGAGTAGCCATGTCTGTTGAAATTTACAGTGTATTCTCTGGGACCTCTTTGAAAATCCCAGTGAAATGTCCAAGGGTTGCATTTGTtgccatttttattatttgttagAATAAAACTAAGACTCTTGTACTATAGCCCTAATTAAAactgatgcatttttaatttaaaatttcctgTGTGCTAGAATAGCTTGAACTTGCACTGAAACAGATAAAGCCTTGACACGACATCATTGTGAGCcttgaaaaataagtttctggCCATAAAGCAAGCtaattttaacctttttcttttccttcatagttttctgtgtttcttggaattattttcttcttggagCTCACTGCTGGTGTTCtagcatttgttttcaaagattGGATAAAGGAccagctgtatttctttataaacaACAACATCAGAGCATACCGAGATGACATTGATTTGCAAAACCTCATAGACTTCACACAAGAATATGTAAGTTGGactatgtttgtttttttggtaaagcttactttaaagaaatatcTGCTCTATTTCTTACTTTCCATCTGTTTGGTTTCTTCAAGGAACAACAAGTATTCTAgcatataatattttttaatagatacctatatatttttaatattttttatggaATTTCTACAAGTACACAACACCTGTGAGAAGTACAAGTGAGTAAAACAAGGTGGAGAGTTGGGGTGACTTGCTCTTGAACTCTTCTTGAAGAAGAGATAGTGTGTCAAGTCTACAAGTTAATCATCACTGTCTTGTGTTCAGTTTTTTGGAGCACATTCCATATGCGTATGAAGATATTTTAGCATTCCTGGGAGGAGGGGGATGTTCAAGATATTTTATCGTAGGATAATATTCTTTTCTAAGCTTAATTTGGTTCTGAGATGAATGTTGCTGTAGTTTTAGCAACATTAGAGGTGCTACACCACACTGCAGAGTGGCAGAGATGTTTTAGCAGTGAAACTACAATGTTATTTCTTTAAGGAGACTTAATGCGGTTAGCCTAATGAAGTGGGCACCTCGCAGTTCTCATATGAAATCCCCAAATGACGCTACAGCATCGTTCCCTTGGGAGGGAAGGGTGAAGCCAGACACTACGGGTTAAGCTTGTAATTTATCAGTGTGTGTAAAGGAGTCTTGCACTTACTTTTGTATACAAGGTATTTTACCAGTATCTTCTTGCCCAGTACTCAATTCTGGCCTGTGTTGACGAACTCCTTGTAAGGAACCAATATATTGATAATTGCCTTAAACATTGCTTAATGCACAAATTCAAGCAAAGCTGGTGCAAAGCTTTTCTACTCAGATTGGAGAGGAACTGAAACGAGCTGTAGCTGCAAAGTGAGCCAGCGTTGCCTGACTTGGTAGCCACAAGGTGGTACAGGATGGAATGGCTTTAGAATCTTGTGAAGGCGAAGTCTAGCTAGCACTTCCTGGCAGAAACTTCTGTGGTAACATAAGGCAACTGCTCATGTGCACAGCAGGGGTTGCCTAAACCCCTCACAACCACTGATGAGGACACCCTGCAACCACCACTCAGATGCTGATCTTGCTCAGACACTGACCACGCACCCCTTGACTTTGTATGTGAATGAGGAGGTGTCCTCTTGAGAGCATAAAACCCGAATTGACAAAATCTTGGGTGGCACCCCCACCACCAAGACACCCAGGGTGAAGAGGACCAACAGGATGCCGCTGTATCCATGAGTAGTGGtacctctgttttttcttctttctctcctcctcgCCATTCATTTTATTGAATAGTGGCCAGATCTAAGTAATAACGTTTGGCACAGGACTTGCTTATCCAGTTAAAGTAACTGCCGTTGAGCTATTCTATCTAACCACatattgtattttgtattaataaatcataaaaCTGGTTGGTTGTTGGTGTTTCACCTCAATTCAGTCCAAGGGTATCATAAACTTGGTCATTGGTCCCAAGGGAAAGGTAGGTCATCCTGAATGACTCATTTTGGGTCACAACACTCCTCTTTAAATTTGGCTTTGTGTAGCTAACATGGTTGAGTGTTGGTTGAAATCATGTTTACTAATTTTTGTACattctgcaattaaaataacttaattcagtgtttgttttgcttttatatgtgttgggggaaaaaatgagtaAGTAACAGGATGTAGATCCTTGCAGACTGGTTTGAACCTTGTCCACTTGGGAGAAGGTCAGAGGGCACCACAGTCTGAAAACAGTGATCGACTTGTATGCAACAAAAAGGCTATAGTCCACTTTTGCAGGCACTACATATAACTTGCTCTCCTAACTGGATTAGCAATCTTAGCAGGTAAGTCAGGGACAGCATGAGTCTGGAGAGCAAGCTACTTCTTCAGCTAGTAGAGATAATGCTTGAACACAGCGTGTTCAGGTATTGCAGAGGGAGCTTTGCTGCATCTAGAAAGAGAACTGCAATTCCAACActtaaaaatgtggtttgtttagggtttttcaaattaatttttttcaattgacATAGATGGGTTCATTGGGCTAGCTCCTTAAATGCTGTAAACTGTAAGTGCTCCACTGATTTCTAGTCCATTCTTTGTATGTTCAACAAGTTTTACCAATTTGTTTGTTCAGCATGTTTTGCCAGAATCTAAGCCTGCCATTTGGCATATTTACTTTTTGAAGGATTCTGCTTGCCTTTTGCCTGCCTGCCTATGGTGGATCCTCTTGCACGCCTCCTGGTAATCGAGCACGCAGGTTTCCCGCTCTGAAATGCCTGTCCACCAACGCACGCAGCATGGGGAATACACAGGAACAATTAGAGATCTGTGTGCAGTCACAGGGCCATGACCTCATTGCAGTTACAGGTACACAGTGGGATATCTCGCACAACAGGAATGCTGTCATGGATGGCTGTGTGctttttaggaaggacaggccagcaaggagaggtggtggagttgctcTTTGTGTGAAGGAGCAACTGGAATGTAGAGATTAAGGGGCAGGCCAACATGGGTGACACTTTTGTGggtgtttgctacaggccacctgatcaggaagaggaagtcGATGAGGCCTTGTACAGACAGCTGGAGGGAGCCTCATgatcacaggccctggttctcacgggggacttcagccaccctgacatctgctggaaagacaacacagcgAGGCACACACAGcctaggaggttcctgcagagcgTTGATGATAACTTATGGATGCAGGTGCTGGAGGAGCCAACAAGGCAAGGTGTGCTCCTGGACCTTCATAAACAAAGGAGGACTGTTTGGGGATGTGAAGACTGGGGGCAGACTtggctgcagtggctgtgagATAGTgggagttcaggatcctgcatggaggaagcagggtGACAGGTAGgattgcaaccctggacttcaaGAGATCTcactttggcctcttcaaggacttacttggaggaatcccatgggttagggctctAGAAGCTAGGGGGagtccaagagagctggctaatattACAGCACCTCTTCCTCCGTGCTCAAGGTCGGTGCATCCCCATGAGCAGGAAATGGAGTAAAAGTGGCAGGAGGCCTGCGcggatgagcaaggagcttctggtAAACCTCAGACAGAAGGAGGACATTTacaggatgtggaaaaagggacagcCCTTTGGTTGGGAGGAATATAGCGATGTGGTCAGAGTGTGCAGGAAGGTGACAAGGAAGGCAAAGGTctatttggaattaaatctcGTGAGGGAGGTCAAGGataacaagaagggcttcttcaagtacatctgcaggaaaaggatgactagggaacatgtgggcctgctgctgaacgAGGTGGGTGCCCAGATGATGAAGGATACAGATAAGGTGGGGGTGGTGAATGCCACCTTTGCTTCAATTtttactgccaaggccagccctcgggtttcccagaccctggaggcaagagaggaagtctggggaaaggaagactttcccttggttgaGGAGGATCATGTTAGAGATCCCTGAAGCAAATTTGCCACCCACAAATTTGTGGGCCCCAATGGAATCCACCCCCgtgtgctgagggagctggaagatgttattgccaagccactcttcatctttgaaaggttgtggagaacaggagaggagcctgaggactggaggaaagccgGTGTCACTCCAGTGTTCAAAAAGGGCGGGAAGGAGGccccaggaaactacaggccagtcagcctcacctccgtccctgggaaggtgatggaacaACTCATCCTGaaggtcatctcaaagcatgtggaggaaaaggtcATCAGGagcagtcaacatggattcCCAAGGGGAAATCATCCCATACCAATCtaatagccttctatgatggaacaactggctgggtagatgaggggagagcagtggatgttgtctaacttgacctcagcaaggcttttggcactgtctgccataacatcctcataggtaagctcaggaagtgtgggttAGAGGAgcggacagtgaggtggattgagaacgGGCTGactggcagagctcagaggttGTGATCAGCGgtgcagagtctggctggagacCTGTAGCTACCGGTGTGCCCctggggtcagtgctgggtccagtcttgTTCAACTTGgtcatcaatgacctggatgaggggactgagtgcaccctcagcaggtttgctgacgatacaaaactgggagcagtggctgacacaccagagGGCTGCACTGCCACTCAGTGTGACCTGGACAGGCCAGACAGCTGGGTGGAggggaacctcatgaagttcaataaGGGGAAatgtagggtcctgcacctggggaggaacaacctcctgcaccagtacaggctgggggttgacctgctggagggcagctctgcagagaaggacctgggagttctggtgaACAGCAAGTTacccatgagccagcagtgtgccctggtggccaagaaggttAATGGTACCATCCTGGTGTGCATTGGGaagagtgtggccagcaggccgAGGGAGGTTGTCCTCCCCTTCTACTatgccctggtgaggctgcacctggagtgctgggtccagttctgggctccccagttcaagagagatgGGGATGGCTACTGGAGAGGGCTCAgcagagggctatgaagatgatcaggggactggagcatctcccttatgaggacaggctgagagggctgggcctgtgtagcctggagaagagaagactgaggggGGATCTCCTCAGTGCGTATAAATATCTTTAGGGcaagtgccaagaggatggggccaggctcttttcagtggtgcccagcgacaggacaaggggcgaCGGGCgccaactgaaacacaggaaattccatccGAGTGTGAGGGAAAACGCCTTCACTTGGAGGCTGtcggagccctggcacaggctgcccagagaggctgtgcagcctccttccctggagatactcaaacCCCACCTGGACACGACCCTGTGCAACCCGCTCGAGGCAAACcggctttagcagggggttgcaCGACATGGCCTgcacaggtcccttccagccctgaccattatgtgattctgtgattcagtaaAGAAGTTATTTGTAGAGTGATGCTCAGGAAACAGCATTCATACTGTCTGATGGACAGCCAGGCAAAGATTCCCCCAAAACTGGCAAAAGGAGTAGCTGTACTGGTGTAGCACTCAGAGATGATTAGTTTTATTGAGAAGCCAGGGAACATTAGACTGGACAGAACATCATACTCTCGGCTCTACTGTCCCTGGGGCCTGAGCTTGTAGGCCTGTGCAGCAGTGTGGTGTTGTGTAGGCATATCAGCTCACTCCATGGATTTCTGTCCACTGAGCAGAGTTGCAGGGTGTGAACATAACTTTAATCACATGATAATTTAAAACTTACAGGTTTGGAatgagctttttttaaaaaataaaaaaggtaaggCAGCTTCAATGAAACTGGAGGGAATCTCggattttgttttgaa contains:
- the TSPAN5 gene encoding tetraspanin-5 isoform X2 encodes the protein MILLAFCLPAYGGSSCTPPGNRARRFPALKCLSTNARSMGNTQEQLEICVQSQGHDLIAVTGHLIRKRKSMRPCTDSWREPHDHRPWFSRGTSATLTSAGKTTQRGTHSLGGSCRALMITYGCRCWRSQQGKWQCCGAFGADDWNLNIYFNCTDSNASRERCGVPFSCCTKDPAEDVINTQCGYDARQKPEVDQQIVIYTKGCVPQFEKWLQDNLTIVAGIFIGIALLQIFGICLAQNLVSDIEAVRASW